GCAGATACCCGATAAGACAAATATATGCGCAGCGATCATCACGTATCATCCCGACTCCGAATTGTCGAGCAGAGTATGTGTTATAGCTCGCCAGGTAGATAAGATTTTGCTTGTGGACAACGGTTCGAATGAACATGAGTCTGATATCCTTGCGGAGACTATCAGCCAGACCGGAGCCGATATAATCCACAATACATCAAATGTCGGAATCGCAGCGGCTCTCAATCAGGCTGTGGAATGGGCAAGGGAGCATGGCTATGCCTGGCTTTTGACAATGGACCAGGATACATTGCTTGCCGAATCGGCTGTTTCGGCATATGCGCTGGCCCTGGAGTCGGTGAATGATGCCAAAGTTGCTGTTATGGGGGCCAACTTCAATGATAAGTTGACCGGCCTGCCTCTCATGCCGGAGGACTCATTCTGCGGCAGCGCTGCGATGGATGTAAAGACAGTAATAACTTCCGGCAGTTTGATGTCTATGGAGGCCGTTGACGCAATAGGTCGGTTCAGGGAAGACTTTTTTATAGATTATGTGGACGACGAATATTGCCTGAGAGCCTTGAGAATGGGGTTTCGCGTGATGTTGACTCGCGAACCCTTGATAGAGCATGCTATTGGCAGTCCCCGGTGGCATTCAATTTTGGGGAGAAAGCTGATATCTCCTCATATGTCTATTGAGCGCCAGTATTACATCAGTCGCAATTACGTTGCCATGATAAAGGAATTCTGGCGATATGAACGTCAGTGGCTTGTCGGTATGACAAAAACCCGCATAAAACAGATCATTTTGCTGATTATGTTTGAGGATCATAGAGCTGTTAAGTTATGGTATGCCTTTAAGGGACTTATCGATGGCCTGCTAGGAAGAATGGAGCCTTTGAACACCTCACCATCCGCGTGACAATTATCTCGCGTAGTGCTAGACTATTGAGGTTCACCAGTGCCGGTCGTGCCTGGTGATCATTTTTTTGTTTTGTTGGGATTGTGGAGGTAGAGATTTGTTTTCATTTCTCAGGCGCCTTGTCATTGGAACGCCATTAGCCAGTTCACGTGCTGTGCATGAGCGTTTGCCAAAGTTCCTTGCGCTGCCTGTTTTTTCATCAGACGCTGTATCCTCGGTTGCTTATGGCCCAGAGGAAGTAATGATAGCGCTAGCGATTATCGGTAGTGCCGCTTGGTCGATTTCGTTGCCGATTGGAATATGCATAGTTGCGCTGATTGCTATCGTTTCGATTTCATACAGACAGACAATCCACGCATATCCACATGGCGGCGGCAGCTACACTGTTGCCAAGGAGAACCTGGGCGTACCATATGGTTTGGTTGCAGCGGCGTCACTGTTGACTGACTATGTGCTCACAGTTGCTGTCAGCGTTGCATCCGGCATTCAGGCTATTATCGCTGTTTTCCCGAATTGGGGCACGTATCGTGTTGAACTTTGTGTAATTGCCGTGGCAATCGTGGCGTTGGCAAACCTTCGAGGTCTAAGGGAGTCGGGTGCCCTTTTTGCTCCTCCAACATACGTCTTCATATCATGCTTATATGTCTTGGTGGGTGTCGGACTCTTCAAGGTTTGGGTTCTCCATGACGTTAATAAAATCGTTCC
This window of the Armatimonadota bacterium genome carries:
- a CDS encoding glycosyltransferase → MQIPDKTNICAAIITYHPDSELSSRVCVIARQVDKILLVDNGSNEHESDILAETISQTGADIIHNTSNVGIAAALNQAVEWAREHGYAWLLTMDQDTLLAESAVSAYALALESVNDAKVAVMGANFNDKLTGLPLMPEDSFCGSAAMDVKTVITSGSLMSMEAVDAIGRFREDFFIDYVDDEYCLRALRMGFRVMLTREPLIEHAIGSPRWHSILGRKLISPHMSIERQYYISRNYVAMIKEFWRYERQWLVGMTKTRIKQIILLIMFEDHRAVKLWYAFKGLIDGLLGRMEPLNTSPSA